From a region of the Alnus glutinosa chromosome 1, dhAlnGlut1.1, whole genome shotgun sequence genome:
- the LOC133867394 gene encoding TORTIFOLIA1-like protein 4 has product MSLTAKRCSPSTPSQPATWTHDLKLRVIACLNKLSDRDTLALATAELESIARALTQDSFAPFLSCLHNTDASSKSPVRKQCVHLLALLSRSHGDSLSPFLSKMISTVLRRLRDPDSAVRSACVDAVAAMSSRITKPPFSAFFKPLMDAITLEQDLNAQIGSALCLAAAIDAAPDPDVELLRKSLPRLGKLARNEGFKAKAALLVLTGSVVGASGASSRGVLDWLVPCVVEFLISEDWTVRKAAAEALGKVAVTERNLAAEYKLSCLNSLESRRFDKVKVVRETMNHTLELWKDVPGAFEEVSISSQSKSSSRDNRSGGCFPPISRSPNYDGFKTPKPKKTVPTNRSPPSAISFVTTAKRENPPKSNDRNSSTAMFCKLDHKKPSDWKSEDVSNSFSSKLACEDGIKRSDFRNFESAANESSGNSKRETKRVLFGKIRDEKSHKFGGLRPGSRVVPFQDDENPDLGVVVSNTVKEAYENNKDVEDLSLIREQLLQIENQQSSLLDLLQRFIGSSQSGINSLETRVHGIEMALNEISYDLAISSGKIPNTDSAENTCCKLPGAEFLSSKFWRRAEGRYSTSRFPSSGNIPSPSSMRSAPSKDGIPETYSLESQIFQLQNRFEYHAKPLVDGHADSRRNLRRCLNSMPKNIIQDVDSVQVCNASGFDGAAPASFTVQ; this is encoded by the exons atgtctCTTACTGCCAAACGCTGCTCACCGAGTACTCCATCCCAGCCCGCTACGTGGACTCACGATCTCAAGCTCCGAGTCATCGCGTGCCTGAACAAGCTCTCGGACCGGGACACCCTAGCCCTGGCCACCGCCGAGCTCGAGTCCATTGCGCGAGCCCTCACGCAAGACTCGTTCGCGCCATTCCTCAGCTGCCTCCACAACACGGACGCGTCGTCCAAGTCCCCGGTGCGCAAGCAATGCGTTCATCTACTGGCTTTACTCTCTCGCTCCCACGGAGACTCACTTTCTCCCTTCCTCTCCAAGATGATCTCCACCGTCCTCCGCCGCCTTCGCGACCCCGACTCCGCCGTCCGATCGGCCTGCGTCGACGCGGTCGCCGCCATGTCGTCGCGAATCACCAAACCGCCGTTCTCCGCTTTCTTCAAGCCCTTGATGGACGCGATCACGCTCGAGCAGGACCTCAACGCGCAGATCGGCTCGGCGCTTTGCCTCGCCGCGGCGATTGACGCCGCGCCGGACCCGGATGTCGAGCTATTGCGCAAGAGTTTACCGAGGTTGGGGAAATTGGCGAGGAACGAAGGGTTCAAGGCCAAGGCGGCACTTTTGGTGCTCACTGGGAGCGTCGTTGGAGCCAGTGGAGCGTCGAGTCGGGGAGTGTTGGACTGGTTGGTGCCGTGCGTGGTTGAGTTCTTGATCAGTGAGGATTGGACGGTGAGGAAGGCGGCGGCGGAGGCGTTGGGGAAGGTGGCGGTGACGGAGAGGAATTTGGCGGCGGAGTATAAGTTGTCGTGTTTGAATTCTTTGGAGAGTCGGAGATTTGATAAG GTCAAGGTCGTACGGGAGACCATGAATCATACCTTGGAGTTGTGGAAGGACGTCCCTGGTGCGTTTGAGGAGGTCTCTATTTCATCTCAGTCTAAATCTTCTTCAAGAG ATAATCGTAGTGGTGGATGCTTCCCTCCTATCTCAAGAAGTCCCAATTATGACGGCTTTAAGACTCCTAAACCGAAGAAAACAGTCCCCACAAACAGGTCCCCTCCATCTGCTATTTCGTTCGTGACCACTGCCAAAAGAGAGAATCCTCCGAAGAGTAATGACAGGAATTCAAGCACAGCTATGTTCTGTAAGCTGGACCACAAGAAACCGTCTGATTGGAAATCTGAAGATGTGTCAAACTCTTTCTCATCGAAGTTGGCTTGTGAAGATGGTATTAAAAGGAGTGATTTCAGGAATTTCGAGTCGGCAGCGAACGAGAGCAGTGGGAATTCTAAGCGGGAAACAAAACGTGTCCTCTTTGGTAAGATCCGTGATGAAAAATCGCATAAATTTGGTGGTTTAAGACCTGGGTCTCGTGTGGTTCCGTTCCAAGATGATGAGAACCCTGACTTGGGTGTTGTAGTCAGCAACACAGTCAAAGAAGCCTATGAGAATAACAAAGATGTTGAGGATCTGTCTTTGATCCGTGAACAACTTCTTCAAATCGAAAATCAGCAATCCAGTCTGTTAGACCTTCTCCAG AGATTCATTGGGAGCTCCCAGAGTGGGATAAATTCCCTAGAGACACGTGTACATGGCATAGAGATGGCACTAAACGAAATTTCATATGATTTGGCAATATCAAGCGGGAAAATCCCAAACACCGACTCTGCAGAAAACACATGTTGTAAGCTGCCAGGTGCAGAATTCTTGAGTTCCAAGTTCTGGAGGAGAGCAGAAGGCCGGTATTCTACTTCAAGGTTCCCTTCTTCTGGAAACATACCATCACCCAGTTCCATGCGTAGTGCACCTAGTAAAGATGGTATCCCCGAAACATACAGTCTGGAAAGCCAAATATTTCAACTCCAAAATCGGTTTGAATATCATGCGAAGCCACTGGTAGATGGACATGCTGACTCGAGGAGGAATTTAAGGCGATGTTTAAACAGCATGCCAAAGAACATAATCCAAGATGTTGATAGCGTACAAGTTTGCAATGCCAGTGGGTTTGACGGGGCTGCACCTGCTAGTTTTACAGTACAGTGA
- the LOC133867399 gene encoding glycosyltransferase family 92 protein RCOM_0530710, with product MDPEQRRKRKRIGRLYSQGHYLSLRSLIVCFSFLVFLLFLYVERFSIGPASIRPVLRASTTLSLLSSSTSSSILDSFSKKSLPLRVDDRVVFPDHVLLMVSSRITESEDLHCVYYDFSNRSSEVLGVQPVLSTDQYDAFRSIARCPLPPENHSAAGVDLRRQRSSDVGEYDWSVRANQTAHWWEKVAYDAVLDANTAVVFIKGLNLRPHKISDQTQLSCHFGFGNWGRDEGFVLTTEAVSASQEVVRCLLPRSIRNNPERTQGIRVTVGHANADGDGDATARPPMPSVARIHIYKSEVEQRNQRKHELCVCTMLWNQAPALREWIMYHAWLGVERWFIYDNNSDDGIEEVIQELELGNYNVTRQSWPWIKTQEAGFSHCALRAKYECKWLGFFDVDEFFYFPNAFRRPKGDGLPGQNSLKAMVANFSSTNIAEIRTLCHSFGPSGLSKPPPHGVTVGYSCRQQNPERHKSIVRPDLLDISLLNVVHHFRLREGFKNLNVPESAAVINHYKYQVWETFKAKFHRRVATYVVDWKEDQNKGSKDRAPGLGTEAVEPPNWRLRFCEVWDTRLRDFVLGYLADPATGLLPWERSLQ from the coding sequence ATGGACCCGGAGCAACGCCGCAAGCGAAAGCGGATTGGGCGGTTGTACTCCCAGGGCCACTACCTATCACTTAGATCTTTGATTGTTTGCTTCTCCTTCTTAGTCTTCCTACTCTTCTTGTACGTCGAACGCTTCTCTATTGGTCCGGCGTCGATTCGGCCGGTTCTCAGAGCCTCCACCACCTTATCCCTTTTGTCCTCGTCCACAAGCAGTTCGATTCTTGATTCTTTCAGCAAGAAGTCCCTGCCCCTGAGAGTCGACGACCGGGTTGTCTTCCCCGACCACGTGCTCCTCATGGTGTCTAGCAGAATCACTGAAAGCGAAGACTTGCATTGCGTTTACTACGATTTCTCCAACCGCTCCAGCGAGGTTCTTGGTGTTCAACCCGTGCTGTCCACCGACCAGTACGACGCGTTTCGGTCGATCGCGAGGTGCCCGCTCCCGCCGGAGAATCACTCGGCCGCCGGGGTCGATCTGAGGAGGCAGCGGAGCAGCGACGTGGGGGAGTACGATTGGTCTGTGAGAGCTAATCAGACGGCGCATTGGTGGGAGAAGGTGGCCTATGACGCGGTTTTAGATGCGAACACGGCGGTTGTGTTCATTAAGGGGTTGAATCTTCGGCCCCATAAGATATCGGATCAGACCCAGCTGAGCTGCCATTTCGGATTTGGGAATTGGGGCAGAGATGAAGGGTTTGTGCTCACGACTGAGGCGGTTTCGGCCTCGCAAGAAGTGGTTCGGTGCTTGTTGCCGCGGAGTATTAGGAATAACCCTGAGAGGACTCAGGGGATCAGGGTTACCGTTGGTCACGCTAATGctgatggtgatggtgatgcTACTGCCAGACCTCCTATGCCTTCTGTGGCTAGAATTCATATTTACAAGTCTGAGGTGGAGCAGAGGAATCAGCGAAAGCACGAGCTTTGTGTGTGTACCATGTTGTGGAACCAAGCGCCGGCGCTTCGGGAGTGGATTATGTACCACGCCTGGCTAGGGGTTGAGCGCTGGTTTATCTATGACAATAATAGCGATGATGGAATTGAGGAGGTGATTCAAGAGCTGGAGTTGGGAAACTACAATGTTACTAGGCAGAGCTGGCCGTGGATTAAAACCCAGGAAGCGGGTTTTTCACATTGTGCTTTGAGAGCAAAATATGAATGCAAATGGTTGGGATTCTTTGATGTGGATGAGTTCTTCTACTTCCCAAATGCATTTCGTCGCCCCAAAGGAGACGGCCTTCCGGGTCAAAATTCGCTCAAGGCCATGGTTGCGAACTTTTCTTCTACGAATATTGCAGAGATCAGAACACTGTGCCACAGTTTTGGGCCATCTGGGTTGAGCAAACCTCCACCGCATGGGGTAACTGTTGGGTACAGTTGCCGGCAGCAGAATCCCGAGCGGCACAAATCTATAGTGCGCCCGGATTTGCTTGATATTTCTCTTCTCAATGTGGTGCACCACTTTCGGCTTAGGGAAGGATTCAAGAACTTGAATGTGCCAGAAAGCGCTGCGGTGATAAACCACTACAAATACCAGGTGTGGGAGACGTTTAAAGCCAAGTTCCACAGAAGGGTTGCTACCTACGTTGTTGACTGGAAGGAGGACCAAAATAAAGGGTCAAAAGATAGAGCTCCTGGGTTAGGGACAGAGGCCGTTGAACCGCCAAATTGGCGGCTACGTTTCTGCGAGGTTTGGGATACCCGCCTGAGGGACTTTGTTTTGGGCTATCTTGCTGACCCTGCAACTGGGTTGCTGCCTTGGGAGAGGTCTCTTCAGTAA